A stretch of DNA from Erythrolamprus reginae isolate rEryReg1 chromosome 10, rEryReg1.hap1, whole genome shotgun sequence:
ccacaatggccaaacctacaggctgctctttatagcagcctcactaatgaccacagccccacccaaccacaggtggcctcattttctttgataataatctctcagttgttgctgcctatgcatcgctctccgcatgcgtggctgtatcattaactcttgttccgaatccaaggaggagctagagaattgatctccttctgagctgtctgccccactctcctcctccttgtcactcatgtcttcttggtcagaggagccttcatcagcagattccaccgggggggggcaaaacaggcctgcagcatgtggatgtctcccccacatccacagtccttggggcaggagcagggccagagctaaccacaacaatagataatcaccatattttggagtataagaggcacccttttcctccctaaaagaggctgaaaatttgtctTCTACTTTGgaacttttttgaagctttttcccccagccctaactagttgctaatgatctccccagctcttatcttgcaggttctttcattgttactctttgcaaagaacgttttccaagccctaagtctttgcagggcttttttcattgttctaacttgctctggataagtttctttccagccctaaccaggtgctaacaatgttcccagctcttaccggcttgcaagctctttcattgttactctctgcaaagaatgttttccaagccctaagtctgtgcagggtttttttccattgctttacttactcagaatgtttctttccagccctaaccagatgctagtgatgttcccagctcttagcagcttgcaagctctttcattgttattcaaaattgaacgggtccaagaatggtggaaggtcttaagcataaaacgtatcaggaaagacttcatgaactgaatctgtagagtctggaggacagaaggaaaaggagggacatgatcgaaacatttaaatatgtcaaagggttaaataaggtccaggagggaagtgtttttaataggaaagtgaacacaagaacaagggggcacaatctgaagttagttgggggaaagatcaaaagcaacgtgagaaaatattatttgactgaaagagtagtagatccttggaacaaacttccagcagacgtggttggtaaatccacagtaactgaatttaaacatgcctgggataaacatagatccatcctaagataaaatacaggaaagagtataagggcagactagatggaccaggaggtctttttctgccgtcaatcttctatgtttctattctctccaaataagtatttttttttttttaaaaaagccctctccaggggataaaataatgtgctggagctgaccagactaaggatgctagccagatgaatacatggTAGGCAGATCTTTCCCATATTTTGCTCCCCAAAAaataaggtgggtcttatactctgaaaaatacggtaatatcttagttaaataaaaaagaaaggaggaaaaacgctttgagaaagagagaaagaaagagtggaaaagaaaaaagaaagaaaagaggagaaagaaaaaggaaagcaaaataaaataataatttacttaataataatttattagatttgtatgccgcccctctccgaagactcgctatACATACGTACATCAATACAGCTTTTCTATGTATAACCCTTGCTGTCCTTGGACTCGCGATTCCGGTCTCTCCTTTCCCGCTCCCTCCCTTCGGCGGCTCTGCCTCGGTCTTCCCTGCTCTGGTGTTCCGACTCCCGTTCGCTCTTGCCGTAGCCCCACGACCGTTCCCGGTCCGATCGCCGGGACTCCCTGCTCCTCTCGTAATCTCGCTCCCCGCCTTTCCAGTCTCTCGACCCTCCGCGCGACCGACCCCACTCTCTCTTCCCCTCGCCGTAAAACTCATTTTTCATGGCGGGCAAGTTGATGGGCTTCCTGAAGGGCCGGTCTCGGCCTCCGAACCGCAGCTGGCCCGATTCCTTCTTCCCGCCAAAGCCGCCACCCAGCCGGCGTGGAATCCACCCTTTGAGGGTCCTTTCGAGCTCGAAGTCGACGAAGACCTCCCGCTGGTCGACGACCAGCTTGTTGGCGTCGCGGTGGGCTTTCAGGAGCGCC
This window harbors:
- the SNRNP35 gene encoding U11/U12 small nuclear ribonucleoprotein 35 kDa protein produces the protein MNEWVPIAKEYNPLKAGSIDGTDEEPHDRAVWRAMSARYVPNKEVSGDSHLTLFVARLNLQTTEEKLKEVFSRYGDIRKIRLVRDLVTGFSKGYAFIEYKEERALLKAHRDANKLVVDQREVFVDFELERTLKGWIPRRLGGGFGGKKESGQLRFGGRDRPFRKPINLPAMKNEFYGEGKREWGRSRGGSRDWKGGERDYERSRESRRSDRERSWGYGKSERESEHQSREDRGRAAEGRERERRDRNRESKDSKGYT